A genomic region of Equus caballus isolate H_3958 breed thoroughbred chromosome 1, TB-T2T, whole genome shotgun sequence contains the following coding sequences:
- the MEX3B gene encoding RNA-binding protein MEX3B, with the protein MPSSLFADLERNGSGGGGGGSGGGGGGGGGGETLDDQRALQLALDQLSLLGLDSDEGASLYDSEPRKKSVNMTECVPVPSSEHVAEIVGRQGCKIKALRAKTNTYIKTPVRGEEPVFVVTGRKEDVAMARREIISAAEHFSMIRASRNKNTALNGAVPGPPNLPGQTTIQVRVPYRVVGLVVGPKGATIKRIQQQTHTYIVTPSRDKEPVFEVTGMPENVDRAREEIEAHIALRTGGIIELTDENDFHANGTDVGFDLHHGSGGSGPGSLWSKPTPSITPTPGRKPFCSYRNDSSSSLGSASTDSYFGGGTGGSAAATPRLADYSPPSPALSFAHNGNNNNNGNGYTYAAGEASVPSPDGCPELQPTFDPAPAPPPGAPLLWAQFERSPGGGPAAPASSSCSSSASSSASSSSVVFPGGGAGAPSNANLGLLVHRRLHPGTSCPRLSPPLHMAPGAGEHHLARRVRSDPGGGGLAYAAFANGLGSQLPGLQPSDTSGSSSSSSSSSSSSSSSSGLRRKGSRDCSVCFESEVIAALVPCGHNLFCMECANRICEKSEPECPVCHAAVTQAIRIFS; encoded by the exons ATGCCCAGCTCGCTGTTTGCAGACCTGGAGCGCAACGGCAGCGGCGGCGGAGGGGGCGGcagcggcgggggcggcggcggcggcggcgggggagAGACCCTAGATGACCAGAGAGCCCTGCAGCTCGCGCTCGACCAGCTCTCCCTTCTGGGGCTGGACAGTGACGAGGGCGCCTCTCTGTACGACAGTGAGCCGCGCAAGAAGAGCGTGAACATGACCGAGTGCGTGCCGGTGCCCAGTTCCGAGCATGTCGCCGAGATCGTGGGGCGACAAG GTTGTAAAATCAAAGCGCTGCGGGCGAAGACCAACACTTACATCAAGACCCCGGTTCGCGGGGAGGAGCCTGTCTTTGTTGTGACGGGCAGGAAGGAGGATGTGGCCATGGCTCGGAGGGAGATCATCTCTGCCGCCGAGCACTTCTCCATGATCCGCGCCTCGCGGAATAAGAACACGGCGCTCAACGGCGCAGTGCCCGGGCCGCCCAACCTGCCCGGGCAGACCACGATCCAGGTGCGGGTGCCCTACCGCGTGGTAGGGCTCGTGGTGGGGCCCAAGGGCGCCACGATCAAGCGCATCCAACAGCAGACGCACACGTACATCGTGACGCCCAGCCGCGACAAGGAGCCGGTGTTCGAGGTGACCGGCATGCCAGAGAACGTGGACCGCGCGCGCGAGGAGATCGAGGCGCACATCGCCCTGCGCACGGGCGGCATCATTGAGCTCACAGACGAGAACGACTTCCACGCCAACGGCACGGATGTGGGCTTCGATCTGCACCACGGGTCCGGCGGGTCCGGCCCAGGCAGCCTGTGGAGCAAGCCCACCCCCAGCATCACGCCCACCCCAGGCCGCAAGCCCTTCTGTAGCTACCGCAACGACAGCTCCAGCTCGCTCGGCAGCGCCTCCACAGACTCTTACTTCGGCGGGGGGACCGGCGGCAGCGCAGCCGCCACCCCGCGCCTGGCGGACTACAGTCCCCCCAGCCCCGCGCTCAGCTTTGCGCACAAcggaaacaacaacaacaacggcAATGGATACACCTACGCAGCGGGGGAAGCTTCCGTGCCTTCCCCCGACGGTTGTCCGGAGCTACAGCCCACCTTCGACCCGGCTCCTGCTCCCCCGCCTGGGGCGCCTCTTCTCTGGGCCCAGTTCGAGCGGTCCCCGGGAGGCGGACCTGCAGCTCCCGCGTCCTCTTCCTGCTCTTCTTCTGCGTCTTCGTCCGCTTCGTCCTCCTCAGTGGTCTTTCCTGGGGGCGGCGCCGGCGCGCCCTCCAACGCCAACCTGGGGCTGCTGGTGCACCGCCGGCTGCACCCGGGCACCAGCTGCCCTCGCTTGTCCCCGCCCTTGCACATGGCCCCGGGGGCGGGCGAGCACCACCTGGCTCGCCGGGTCCGCAGCGACCCGGGCGGAGGGGGCCTGGCCTACGCCGCCTTTGCCAACGGGCTGGGGTCGCAGCTGCCCGGCCTGCAGCCTTCGGACACGTCCGGCTCCTCGTCGTcgtccagctcctcctccagctcttcctcctcctcctccgggtTGCGGCGGAAGGGCAGCCGCGATTGCTCCGTGTGCTTCGAGAGCGAAGTGATCGCCGCGCTAGTGCCCTGCGGCCACAACCTCTTCTGCATGGAGTGCGCAAACCGCATCTGCGAGAAGAGCGAGCCCGAGTGCCCGGTCTGCCACGCGGCGGTCACTCAGGCCATCCGCATCTTCTCCTGA